Genomic DNA from bacterium:
TACCTCCTTTTACTGTCTCCGCTATCTCTTCTATCTTTTTACCGCACTTACTGCAAAACTTGGCATCTTTGTATGTCTCTGCCCCACAGTCACACATGACAATACCCAGGGCTTCCTGTGCCTTTAGATGAGTTCGCTCTAATTCCTCTTTCTTATCCTTTACTTGATCGTCTAAGCGGGTGAGGGCCTCACACATTTCCTTAATCCTTTCTTTATCAAAGGTAGGGCTGTGGAGATACATGGTATAAACAATATTGCCCAGCTTTTCTAATAAATTTCTCCTTTTTTCTTGAAATCTTCCTATTTCTCTATTGATTTTTGCAGTCTCAAGCATCTCCTTTGATCTAATGCTTGCGGCAGTAAGGCCTTTACCTACACTTTGTTTTACCTTGTCAAATAGATCAGCCATAACTTATGCCTCCTTAAAAATAAATTCTGGCCTTGGTCATCGTTTCGGCCATTATAGTACAGGACGGCCTAAATTTCTCCCTGGTTTCAACAGGGTTCGAGGATTCAAGGGTTTAAGGGTAGGTTTGGGTTAATATTCACTTGAACCCTGAAGCTCTATTGGTGACTCCAAACCAGAGAGGAACTTCCGCCGAGCTATACTAATAATCTGCTCAAGGATGGCTTCAGCCACCTCGATTTTGGGTAGCCTGGGCGTTTTGGTTATCTCACCGCTTCGGGTAATGATAGTCACAATATTGGTCTCGCTTCCAAAGCCGGCCCCTTCCTGGGTTAGATCATTGGCTACGATGAGATCGAGGTTCTTCTCCTCCAGTTTCTTCCGGGCGTTTTGTTCCAGATTCTCTGTTTCAGCGGCAAAACCAACTACGATTTGGCGCTCGCTTTTGGCTTGCCCCACCTCAGCCAAAATATCGGGCGTCTTCACCAGTTCCAGAGTTAAGCGATCCTTGTCCTTCTTGATCTTTTCTTTAGCTTGTTTTTCAGGTCGGTAGTCGGAAACGGCTGCCGCCGAAATAAAAATATCTACTGAGGGGAAATGATTCAGAACAGCCTCCCTCATCTGTTGAGCCGTTTGGACCTTGATAGTGTTTATACCAGGGGGTGGCTCAAGGAGAATCGGTCCCATAATTAAGGTGACCTCACCCCCCCAGCGGTGAGCCACCTCGGCTAAGGCAAGGCCCATTCGGCCAGAGGATGGATTGCTGATGTAGCGGACCGGATCTATTGGCTCCTGAGTAGGACCGGCCGTAATAAGAATCCTTCGATGGCGGATTGTTCTGAGGGCGGATTGTGGACTACAGATGGCGGATTGTTCCAATTCTGGCTTACAGATGGCATTTTTCAATGACCTTTCAGGAGACGGTTTATTTAGAGAGGCTCCGACATTTCCTATTATGACCTCAATGGAAGCCAATCTGCCTCTGCCCTGCTTTCCACAGGCCAACTCTCCTTCTTCCGGCTCAATAAAGAGAAAGCCGCAGTTTTTGAGTTTTTCGATATTGGCCATCAGAATAGGATTCTCATACATGGCCTCGTTCATAGCCGGGGCAATCAGGATGGGAGACCGAGCGGCCAGGACAAGGGTGGAGAGCATATCATCGGCCATCCCATTGGCTATCTTACCAATGATATTGGCCGTAGCCGGGGCGATCAAGATAAGATCAGCCCGCTCGGCCAAAGACACATGCTCTATTTCCCAAGCTGAAGGGGAAGAGAATAGATCAGTGATCACCGGCTGCCCTGAAAGTGTCTGCAAGGTGAGGGGGGTAATAAAGGCCGTAGCCGCTTTGGTCATCACCACCTGAACCCTGGCCCCTTGTTTGATTAATCCCCGGACGATTTCAGCCGACTTATAGGCCGCAATACTGCCTGTAACTCCTAAGACAATCTCTTTCCCTTTGAGTATCATAGCTTCAACGCCTGTCGCCTCCTTTGCCCCGACCTTCCCGAAAGCTCAAAGCTTTCGGGAAGGTAAATGCTTGTCCGCTATTGCCTGGTGTATGCTCCCATCAACTCTGTCTGGGCCAGGATATGTCCCTTCATTGCCTGGAGCAACTGATCCTTGCTGGCGCCAGAGGCTAAATTGAGCACAGTGTCTAAGGCATAGAATTTAAAGAAATAGCGATGGGTGCCGCCGGGTGGACAAGGGCCGCCATAGCCCAGCCGCCGCCAACTGTTTTTGCCGTGTCGGCTGCCGTCCGGCAGCTCAGCGTCAGAGGTGATGTTTTCCGGTAAAGTGCGGCGATTAGCCGGCAGGTTGTAGAGCACCCAATGAACCCAGGTGCCCATAGGTGCGTCAGGATCATCAGAGATGAGGGCAAAACTTTGAGTGCCCTGGGGTGGATCGCTCCACTGTAGCGGTGGTGAGATGTCCTCACCGTCACAGGTATACTTGCGGGGAATCGGCTTCCCTGTGACAAAGGCACTGCTCGTTAGTTCAAAAGGCATTGCTTGACCTCCTTTCTTTGGTGGAGCAGACAGTGTTTGCTCCGGTGTAGTTGGTTTAGATGCCGGTTTGGATGTTTCGGGAGCGGG
This window encodes:
- a CDS encoding YbhB/YbcL family Raf kinase inhibitor-like protein, whose translation is MPFELTSSAFVTGKPIPRKYTCDGEDISPPLQWSDPPQGTQSFALISDDPDAPMGTWVHWVLYNLPANRRTLPENITSDAELPDGSRHGKNSWRRLGYGGPCPPGGTHRYFFKFYALDTVLNLASGASKDQLLQAMKGHILAQTELMGAYTRQ
- a CDS encoding zinc ribbon domain-containing protein, which gives rise to MADLFDKVKQSVGKGLTAASIRSKEMLETAKINREIGRFQEKRRNLLEKLGNIVYTMYLHSPTFDKERIKEMCEALTRLDDQVKDKKEELERTHLKAQEALGIVMCDCGAETYKDAKFCSKCGKKIEEIAETVKGGNYSASI
- the coaBC gene encoding bifunctional phosphopantothenoylcysteine decarboxylase/phosphopantothenate--cysteine ligase CoaBC, encoding MILKGKEIVLGVTGSIAAYKSAEIVRGLIKQGARVQVVMTKAATAFITPLTLQTLSGQPVITDLFSSPSAWEIEHVSLAERADLILIAPATANIIGKIANGMADDMLSTLVLAARSPILIAPAMNEAMYENPILMANIEKLKNCGFLFIEPEEGELACGKQGRGRLASIEVIIGNVGASLNKPSPERSLKNAICKPELEQSAICSPQSALRTIRHRRILITAGPTQEPIDPVRYISNPSSGRMGLALAEVAHRWGGEVTLIMGPILLEPPPGINTIKVQTAQQMREAVLNHFPSVDIFISAAAVSDYRPEKQAKEKIKKDKDRLTLELVKTPDILAEVGQAKSERQIVVGFAAETENLEQNARKKLEEKNLDLIVANDLTQEGAGFGSETNIVTIITRSGEITKTPRLPKIEVAEAILEQIISIARRKFLSGLESPIELQGSSEY